The region ATTTCGCCAGCGCTAACATCATTGTAAGTATTGGCGGTGACGGAGCTTTCTTGCAGGCTGTCCGTCAATCTGGCTTTCGAGATGACTGCTTATATGCTGGTGTCACAACTTCAGATCAACTAAGCTTTTACTGCGATTTTCATATTGATGAAACGGATAAAATGATCGAAGCTATTACGACAGAAAATATAGAAGTACGTCGATTTCCCGTTTTACAAACTCAAATTGATCAAGGAACTTCTTTTTATTGCTTAAATGAATGTTCTATTCGATCAGGTGTTATAAAAACATTCAGTCTAGATGTTTTTATTAACAAAAATCACTTTGAAACATTCCGTGGGGATGGGATGATTATTTCAACACCAACAGGCAGTACTGCTTATAATAAATCGGTAAATGGAGCCGTAGTTGATCCGTTAATTCCTTGTATGCAAGTCAGCGAATTGGCATCGTTAAATAATAATAACTATCGTACATTAGGATCTTCATTCATTCTAAGCGCTGAGCATACGCTCACTTTAAAACTATCCAATGACAACAACCATAATCCAATTATTGGAATAGATAATGAAGCATTAAATGCAC is a window of Priestia aryabhattai DNA encoding:
- a CDS encoding NAD kinase, encoding MPNRRNVYFFHPKNQETKALVSPLIELAKQYDFQVVDHFASANIIVSIGGDGAFLQAVRQSGFRDDCLYAGVTTSDQLSFYCDFHIDETDKMIEAITTENIEVRRFPVLQTQIDQGTSFYCLNECSIRSGVIKTFSLDVFINKNHFETFRGDGMIISTPTGSTAYNKSVNGAVVDPLIPCMQVSELASLNNNNYRTLGSSFILSAEHTLTLKLSNDNNHNPIIGIDNEALNARQVDQVQIRLSDRQIKTVKLKDNSFWQRVKRTFL